A part of Populus alba chromosome 8, ASM523922v2, whole genome shotgun sequence genomic DNA contains:
- the LOC118062500 gene encoding calcium-binding protein CP1, translating to MCPSGTSLAAGTKRGGADFRPAFDVLDADHDGKISKDDLRMFYAGFSSNGADDDFIGSMMSVADFNKDGFVEYDEFERVLDGASEKKKSSSSTRSSSGVMEDVFKVMDKDGDGKLSVDDLKSYMQWAGFDASDDDIKAMIKLACYSGGGDKDGVTYDDFLKILALDNSSVA from the coding sequence ATGTGCCCATCTGGGACAAGTCTAGCTGCAGGGACCAAACGGGGCGGTGCAGATTTCAGGCCAGCATTTGATGTTCTTGATGCAGACCATGACGGGAAGATAAGCAAAGATGATCTTCGCATGTTTTATGCAGGGTTTTCAAGTAATGGTGCCGACGATGATTTTATAGGCTCAATGATGTCTGTTGCGGATTTTAACAAAGATGGGTTTGTTGAGTATGATGAATTTGAACGTGTTTTGGATGGTGCTAGTGAAAAGAAGAAATCTTCATCGTCAACAAGGTCTAGTTCTGGGGTTATGGAGGATGTATTTAAGGTCATGGATAAAGACGGGGATGGAAAACTGAGTGTCGATGATCTGAAGAGTTACATGCAATGGGCAGGGTTTGATGCTTCTGATGATGATATTAAAGCTATGATAAAATTGGCTTGTTATTCTGGTGGCGGTGATAAAGATGGCGTCACTTATGATGATTTCCTTAAGATTTTGGCTCTTGATAATTCTTCTGTTGCATAG
- the LOC118062491 gene encoding putative ubiquitin-conjugating enzyme E2 38, protein MALSLPLPKPQQQQQQTTSTTTTDGEIQEIDIFHQFDVVSDSSDHHYLVNNIDYDNDSSSKKTKDGGGDSLTNISSGVYKKIMQEWKILEKHLPDSIYVRAHENRIDLLRAVIIGVAGTPYHDGLYFFDIAFPPDYPARPPLVYYRSFGLRINPNLYANGRVCLSLLNTWPGRKSEKWNSSESTVLQVLVSIQALVLNEKPYYNEPGNGVLPGRAIWEKKSNAYSENVFLLSCKTMLFLLRRPPKNFEGFVASHFREKASVILSACNAYINGQTRVGYYRNDGSCSSGNSSTVDVSDKFKGLMGQLYPELLLGFKRNGASLGNFVEPSVQPVEMKTRSFKGKAVIQSKKSGFARTVFAKLKRVLGLKKMNKSGKSGVKKKGF, encoded by the coding sequence ATGGCTCTCTCTTTACCCTTACCAAAACcccagcaacagcaacagcaaaccacctccaccaccaccactgaTGGTGAGATCCAAGAAATCGACATTTTCCATCAATTCGACGTCGTATCTGACTCGTCAGATCACCACTATCTCGTAAACAACATCGACTACGACAACGACAGCAGcagcaaaaaaaccaaagacGGTGGAGGAGATTCTTTAACAAATATCTCAAGTGGGGTCTACAAGAAGATCATGCAAGAATGGAAAATCCTCGAAAAACACCTCCCTGATTCAATCTACGTTCGTGCGCACGAGAATCGTATCGATCTCTTAAGAGCAGTAATCATAGGAGTCGCAGGTACACCATACCATGATGGACTTTATTTCTTTGACATTGCTTTCCCACCAGATTACCCGGCCCGCCCCCCTCTGGTTTATTACAGATCATTCGGGTTACGAATCAACCCGAATTTATACGCAAATGGGCGGGTGTGTTTAAGTTTACTGAACACTTGGCCCGGTAGAAAAAGTGAGAAATGGAACTCCAGTGAATCCACAGTACTTCAAGTTCTGGTCTCCATCCAAGCCCTTGTTTTGAATGAGAAACCATATTACAACGAACCGGGTAATGGGGTGTTACCGGGTCGGGCCATATGGGAGAAGAAATCAAATGCTTATAGTgagaatgtttttttattgtcttgcaAGACGATGTTGTTTTTATTACGTAGGCCACCAAAGAATTTTGAGGGTTTTGTTGCTAGCCATTTTAGAGAGAAGGCAAGCGTTATATTATCAGCTTGTAATGCTTATATTAATGGTCAAACTAGAGTTGGGTATTATAGAAATGATGGGTCATGTTCGAGTGGTAATTCATCAACTGTTGATGTCTCAGATAAATTTAAAGGGTTGATGGGTCAATTATATCCAGAATTGCTTTTGGGTTTCAAGAGAAATGGAGCGTCTTTGGGGAATTTCGTGGAGCCGTCGGTGCAGCCGGTCGAGATGAAAACGAGGTCGTTTAAGGGGAAAGCGGTGATTCAAAGTAAGAAGAGTGGATTTGCAAGGACGGTGTTTGCGAAATTAAAGAGAGTTTTGGGGTTAAAGAAGATGAATAAGAGTGGCAAAAGCGGGGTCAAAAAGAAGGGTTTTTGA
- the LOC118062499 gene encoding DNA replication complex GINS protein SLD5, protein MATEESASVMDDYETLISTTDVELLKRAWRNEKAAPEILQFESSLVQRIKEQIELAEQNVEISEANNIDPLTVSLYQMDLDRTQFLLRSYLRVRLQKIEKYLFYVLKTDEYLNRLSKQEQMFARRCTDDLGSHLDETVLAKLPDNYQSILKQSITSEEDDMVPVPRLDTFVICKAKQYLSGLDFEPEYSMEITEMERDLLTFVCYKFIKKPLENGKIDLV, encoded by the exons ATGGCTACGGAGGAATCAGCGAGCGTGATGGATGATTATGAGACGTTGATTTCGACGACCGATGTTGAGCTCTTGAAAAGAGCTTGGCGTAACGAGAAAGCTGCTCCGGAGATTCTTCAATTTGAATCTTCTTTAGTTCAAAGAATCAAAGAGCAAATCGAATTAGcg GAACAAAATGTGGAAATATCCGAAGCAAATAATATAGATCCACTCACTGTGTCGCTTTACCAAATGGACTTGGATAGGACTCAATTTTTGCTGAGATCGTATCTTCGGGTTCGTCTTCAGAAG ATTGAGAAGTACTTGTTCTATGTTTTGAAAACTGATGAGTATCTAAACCGGCTTTCTAAGCAGGAGCAAATGTTTGCAAGAAG GTGCACGGATGATTTGGGAAGCCATCTTGATGAGACTGTTTTGGCGAAGTTGCCTGATAATTACCAGTCCATATTAAAGCAATCTATAACCAGTGAAGAGGATGATATGG TGCCAGTGCCCCGACTCGACACATTCGTTATCTGCAAAGCCAAGCAATATCTTTCTGGTCTTGACTTTGAGCCTGAGTACAG CATGGAAATCACAGAGATGGAGCGCGACTTACTTACCTTTGTATGTTACAAGTTCATAAAGAAGCCTCTAGAGAATGGGAAGATAGATTTGGTCTAA
- the LOC118062452 gene encoding probable enoyl-CoA hydratase 1, peroxisomal has product MDQTRIENLILVTRDQNGIATITINRPKSLNSLTRPMMVRLARQINALGKDESVRVIVLTGSGRAFCSGVDLTAAEEVFKGDVKDVETDPVAQMEQCQKPIIGAINGFAITAGFEIALACDILIASKGAKFMDTHSRFGIFPSWGLSQKLPRVIGANRAREASLTAMPISGEQAERWGLVNHAVEEGQVLKKAREVAEAIIKNNQDMVLRYKAVINDGLKLDLAHALSLEKERAHAYYNGMTKDQFQKMQEFIAGRSSKTPSSKL; this is encoded by the exons ATGGATCAAACCAGAATTGAAAACCTTATCTTGGTCACTCGAGACCAAAACGGCATCGCAACGATCACAATAAACCGTCCCAAATCGCTGAACTCCTTGACGAGGCCTATGATGGTTCGCTTAGCCCGTCAAATCAATGCCTTAGGTAAGGACGAGTCAGTTCGGGTCATCGTTTTGACGGGATCGGGTCGGGCGTTTTGTTCGGGTGTGGATCTGACTGCTGCGGAGGAGGTGTTTAAAGGGGATGTAAAGGACGTGGAGACCGACCCGGTTGCTCAAATGGAGCAGTGCCAAAAGCCCATTATTGGAGCTATTAATGGGTTTGCAATTACCGCCGGGTTTGAAATTGCACTTGCTTGTGATATTTTGATCGCTTCTAAAGGAGCTAAGTTTATGGATACACATTCAAG GTTTGGGATATTTCCTTCATGGGGCCTCTCGCAGAAGCTTCCCCGCGTTATAGGGGCAAACAGGGCACGGGAAGCGTCTCTAACGGCCATGCCAATTTCTGGTGAGCAAGCTGAGAGGTGGGGCTTGGTTAACCATGCTGTGGAAGAAGGTCAAGTGTTGAAGAAAGCCCGAGAAGTTGCAGAGgccattataaaaaataatcaagacatGGTGTTGAGATACAAGGCTGTTATAAATGATGGCCTGAAGCTGGACCTGGCTCATGCTCTCTCTCTAGAGAAG GAGAGGGCTCACGCCTACTACAATGGCATGACTAAGGACCAGTTCCAGAAGATGCAGGAATTCATAGCTGGTCGGAGCTCCAAGACACCTTCTTCAAAGTTGTAA
- the LOC118062501 gene encoding probable protein phosphatase 2C 42 has product MLQALMNLLSLCLKPFGHGRSSSSSDSKLESFVGVSKEGKDGLLWYRDVGRYWPGEFSMAVVQANQVIEDQSQIESGPFGTFVGVYDGHGGPEAARFVCDHLFRHFQAISAETHGVVTSETIQRAICATEEGFTNLVSELWSTRPQMATVGSCCLVGVIYQQTLFVANLGDSRVVLGKKVGSTGGIAAIQLSTEHNANLEAIRHELKNEHPNDPQIVVLKHGVWRVKGIIQVSRSIGDVYMKHARFNREPINAKFRLPEPMDKSILSANPTIISHPLHPNDSFLVFASDGLWEHLSNEKVVDIVHSNPCAGSAKRLVKAALQEAARKREMRYSDLQKIDKKVRRHFHDDITVIVLFLNHDLISKSAVQTPPVSVRSALER; this is encoded by the exons ATGCTTCAGGCATTGATGAATCTGCTTTCGTTATGTCTTAAGCCATTTGGGCATGGTAGAAGTAGCAGTAGCAGTGATTCAAAGCTTGAGTCATTTGTCGGTGTTAGCAAAGAAGGGAAAGATGGTTTGCTTTGGTATAGAGACGTTGGAAGATACTGGCCTGGTGAATTTTCAATGGCTGTTGTTCAAGCTAATCAAGTAATTGAAGACCAAAGCCAGATTGAGTCTGGACCTTTTGGAACTTTTGTTGGTGTTTATGATGGTCACGGTGGACCTGAAGCTGCACGTTTTGTCTGTGATCACTTGTTCAGGCACTTTCAAG CCATTTCAGCAGAGACACATGGTGTTGTGACAAGCGAGACCATCCAAAGAGCTATCTGTGCAACAGAGGAAGGGTTTACCAATCTGGTGTCAGAGTTATGGAGCACTCGTCCCCAAATGGCAACAGTTGGATCATGCTGTTTAGTTGGAGTGATATATCAGCAGACCCTCTTTGTAGCAAACCTGGGAGATTCCCGTGTTGTCCTGGGCAAGAAAGTCGGCAGCACTGGAGGTATTGCTGCAATACAATTATCAACTGAACATAATGCAAACCTTGAGGCCATCAGGCATGAACTCAAGAACGAACATCCAAATGATCCCCAGATTGTTGTTCTTAAGCATGGAGTTTGGAGAGTGAAGGGGATTATTCAG GTTTCTAGATCCATAGGAGACGTGTATATGAAACATGCACGATTCAACAGGGAACCAATTAATGCCAAGTTCAGACTTCCTGAACCAATGGACAAGTCAATCTTGAGTGCCAATCCAACAATCATTTCACATCCTCTCCATCCAAATGATTCGTTCCTTGTATTTGCATCTGATGGTCTTTGGGAACACTTGAGTAATGAAAAAGTAGTGGATATTGTCCACAGTAATCCATGTGCA GGAAGTGCCAAGAGGCTTGTCAAGGCCGCCTTACAAGAAGCGGCTAGAAAAAGGGAAATGAGATATTCAGATCTACAGAAGATTGACAAGAAGGTTCGACGACACTTTCATGACGATATAACTGTAATTGTTTTATTCTTGAACCATGATCTTATATCCAAAAGCGCTGTGCAAACACCGCCGGTTTCCGTCCGAAGCGCCTTGGAGCGCTAA
- the LOC118062453 gene encoding GDSL esterase/lipase At4g16230, which yields MDILLYKRRNAWIMSQVLTVFLLSRVSIANSVPAIFILGDSLVDAGNNNYIVSLSKANYIPNGIDFGRPTGRYTNGRTIADIIGQELGFEDFTPPFLAPTTVGSVVLRGVNYASGGGGILNYTGKIFGGRINLDAQIDNFANTRQDIIASIGAPATLSLLKMSLFEVVIGSNDFISNYLTPVVSAVNQKVVPPDVFVDTVVARFRLQLTRLYNLGARKIFVANVGPIGCIPYQRDTNPAAGDNCVSSSNQIAQLYNTELRSLITELGANLEGSNFVYADVYRIVNDILQNYRSYGFENANASCCYAAGHFGGLIPCGPPSKVCSDRSKYLFWDPYHPSDAANVIIAKRLLDGDSNDISPLNIRRLATI from the exons ATGGATATCCTCTTATATAAACGAAGAAATGCGTGGATAATGTCTCAAGTACTGACAGTCTTTTTATTGTCAAGGGTCAGCATTGCAAACAGTGTTCCCGCGATTTTTATTCTTGGTGACTCCTTGGTTGATGCTGGAAACAACAACTACATCGTGTCACTGTCTAAAGCTAACTACATCCCAAATGGGATTGATTTTGGAAGGCCAACAGGACGGTACACCAATGGAAGAACCATTGCTGATATTATAG GTCAGGAATTGGGTTTTGAAGATTTCACTCCTCCTTTCTTGGCTCCTACAACAGTGGGATCTGTGGTTTTGAGGGGTGTCAATTATGCTTCTGGTGGAGGTGGAATTCTTAATTACACTGGAAAGATTTTT GGTGGTCGGATCAACTTGGATGCGCAGATTGATAACTTCGCAAACACCAGGCAAGACATAATTGCAAGCATTGGTGCTCCTGCAACTCTGAGTCTGCTTAAAATGTCTCTCTTCGAAGTTGTTATTGGCTCAAACGATTTTATCAGCAACTACTTGACACCCGTCGTCTCAGCCGTAAACCAGAAGGTGGTACCTCCAGACGTGTTTGTAGATACCGTGGTGGCAAGATTCAGATTACAACTCACG AGGCTCTACAATTTGGGTGCTAGAAAGATTTTTGTGGCAAATGTCGGTCCAATTGGGTGTATACCATATCAGAGAGATACAAATCCAGCTGCGGGAGACAATTGTGTTAGTTCTTCCAATCAGATAGCCCAGCTGTACAACACAGAGCTAAGAAGCCTTATCACTGAACTTGGTGCAAATCTGGAGGGATCAAATTTTGTTTACGCAGATGTTTACCGCATTGTCAACGACATCCTGCAAAATTATAGATCATATG GATTTGAGAACGCAAATGCATCATGCTGCTATGCTGCCGGGCACTTTGGTGGTCTGATACCATGTGGCCCTCCATCAAAAGTTTGCTCCGATAGGTCCAAGTACCTTTTCTGGGATCCATACCATCCTTCTGACGCTGCTAATGTGATAATAGCGAAACGGCTattagatggcgactccaatgaCATTTCACCGCTGAACATTCGTCGGCTCGCTACAATTTGA